Proteins encoded in a region of the Vitis riparia cultivar Riparia Gloire de Montpellier isolate 1030 chromosome 7, EGFV_Vit.rip_1.0, whole genome shotgun sequence genome:
- the LOC117919329 gene encoding amino acid permease 3-like isoform X2, which translates to MGENAATKNHHHHHQVFDISIDVLPHQNTSKCFDDDGRLKRTGTVWTASAHIITAVIGSGVLSLAWAIAQLGWIAGPAVMFLFSFVIYYTSSLLADCYRSGDRVSGKRNYTYMDAVRSNLGGVKFKVCGLIQYLNIFGVAIGYTIAASISMMAVKRSNCFHESGGKNPCHISSYPYMIMFGIAEIAFSQIPDFDQIWWLSIVAAVMSFTYSSIGLALGVAKVVAAGGFKGSLTGISIGTVTQTQKIWRSFQALGDIAFAYSYSIILIEIQDTLKSPPSESKTMKKATLVSIAVTTAFYMLCGCMGYAAFGDLAPGNLLTGFGFYNPYWLLDIANVAIVVHLVGAYQVYCQPLFAFTEKWAAQKWPHSDFITKEIKIPIPGCSPFSLNLFRLVWRSAFVVVTTVISMLLPFFNDVVGILGAFGFWPLTVYFPVEMYIVQKKIPKWSTRWICLQMLSVACLIISIAAAAGSIAGVVLDLKVYHPFKTSY; encoded by the exons ATGGGTGAGAATGCTGCCACAAaaaaccaccaccaccaccaccaagtCTTTGATATCTCCATAGATGTGCTTCCTCATCAAAACACCTCCAAATGCTTCGATGACGATGGCCGCCTCAAGCGAACCG GAACTGTTTGGACTGCAAGTGCCCACATAATAACAGCCGTGATTGGTTCTGGAGTCCTTTCGTTAGCATGGGCTATAGCTCAGCTTGGATGGATTGCTGGTCCAGCAGTCATGTTCTTGTTCTCCTTTGTAATTTACTACACTTCATCACTTCTAGCTGACTGCTACCGCTCTGGCGACCGTGTCTCCGGCAAGAGAAACTATACTTATATGGATGCAGTTCGATCCAATCTCG GTGGAGTTAAGTTCAAGGTATGTGGACTGATTCAGTACTTGAATATTTTTGGTGTCGCCATTGGATACACTATTGCAGCTTCTATTAGCATGAT GGCGGTGAAAAGGTCTAATTGTTTCCATGAGAGCGGGGGGAAGAACCCGTGTCACATATCAAGCTACCCTTATATGATCATGTTTGGTATAGCGGAAATTGCATTTTCTCAAATCCCGGACTTTGATCAAATATGGTGGCTCTCAATTGTGGCCGCGGTCATGTCCTTTACTTACTCTTCAATAGGTCTTGCACTTGGAGTTGCCAAAGTTGTAG CTGCTGGAGGTTTCAAGGGTAGTCTCACTGGAATAAGCATTGGAACTGTAACTCAAACCCAAAAGATTTGGAGGAGCTTCCAAGCTTTAGGCGACATAGCTTTTGCATACTCATATTCCATCATCCTCATCGAAATTcag GACACCCTCAAGTCCCCACCATCAGAATCAAAGACAATGAAGAAGGCCACCTTAGTAAGTATTGCGGTCACAACAGCTTTCTACATGCTTTGTGGGTGCATGGGGTATGCAGCTTTTGGGGACCTTGCACCTGGAAACCTTCTAACCGGATTTGGCTTCTACAACCCCTATTGGCTCCTGGATATTGCAAATGTTGCCATAGTAGTCCACCTTGTTGGAGCATATCAAGTCTACTGCCAGCCACTTTTCGCCTTCACTGAGAAATGGGCAGCCCAAAAATGGCCCCACAGCGACTTCATCACCAAGGAAATCAAAATCCCAATCCCGGGTTGTAGCCCTTTTAGCCTAAACCTCTTCAGATTAGTGTGGCGATCGGCTTTTGTGGTTGTAACCACTGTCATATCCATGCTCCTCCCTTTCTTCAACGACGTGGTGGGAATCCTAGGGGCATTCGGCTTTTGGCCTCTAACAGTCTATTTCCCGGTTGAGATGTATATTGTACAGAAGAAGATACCCAAGTGGAGTACCAGATGGATTTGCCTCCAGATGCTGAGTGTTGCTTGTCTAATCATTTCAATTGCTGCTGCTGCTGGCTCCATTGCTGGTGTAGTGCTTGATCTCAAGGTTTACCACCCATTCAAAACCAGCtactaa
- the LOC117919329 gene encoding amino acid permease 3-like isoform X1, with protein sequence MQMGENAATKNHHHHHQVFDISIDVLPHQNTSKCFDDDGRLKRTGTVWTASAHIITAVIGSGVLSLAWAIAQLGWIAGPAVMFLFSFVIYYTSSLLADCYRSGDRVSGKRNYTYMDAVRSNLGGVKFKVCGLIQYLNIFGVAIGYTIAASISMMAVKRSNCFHESGGKNPCHISSYPYMIMFGIAEIAFSQIPDFDQIWWLSIVAAVMSFTYSSIGLALGVAKVVAAGGFKGSLTGISIGTVTQTQKIWRSFQALGDIAFAYSYSIILIEIQDTLKSPPSESKTMKKATLVSIAVTTAFYMLCGCMGYAAFGDLAPGNLLTGFGFYNPYWLLDIANVAIVVHLVGAYQVYCQPLFAFTEKWAAQKWPHSDFITKEIKIPIPGCSPFSLNLFRLVWRSAFVVVTTVISMLLPFFNDVVGILGAFGFWPLTVYFPVEMYIVQKKIPKWSTRWICLQMLSVACLIISIAAAAGSIAGVVLDLKVYHPFKTSY encoded by the exons ATGCAG ATGGGTGAGAATGCTGCCACAAaaaaccaccaccaccaccaccaagtCTTTGATATCTCCATAGATGTGCTTCCTCATCAAAACACCTCCAAATGCTTCGATGACGATGGCCGCCTCAAGCGAACCG GAACTGTTTGGACTGCAAGTGCCCACATAATAACAGCCGTGATTGGTTCTGGAGTCCTTTCGTTAGCATGGGCTATAGCTCAGCTTGGATGGATTGCTGGTCCAGCAGTCATGTTCTTGTTCTCCTTTGTAATTTACTACACTTCATCACTTCTAGCTGACTGCTACCGCTCTGGCGACCGTGTCTCCGGCAAGAGAAACTATACTTATATGGATGCAGTTCGATCCAATCTCG GTGGAGTTAAGTTCAAGGTATGTGGACTGATTCAGTACTTGAATATTTTTGGTGTCGCCATTGGATACACTATTGCAGCTTCTATTAGCATGAT GGCGGTGAAAAGGTCTAATTGTTTCCATGAGAGCGGGGGGAAGAACCCGTGTCACATATCAAGCTACCCTTATATGATCATGTTTGGTATAGCGGAAATTGCATTTTCTCAAATCCCGGACTTTGATCAAATATGGTGGCTCTCAATTGTGGCCGCGGTCATGTCCTTTACTTACTCTTCAATAGGTCTTGCACTTGGAGTTGCCAAAGTTGTAG CTGCTGGAGGTTTCAAGGGTAGTCTCACTGGAATAAGCATTGGAACTGTAACTCAAACCCAAAAGATTTGGAGGAGCTTCCAAGCTTTAGGCGACATAGCTTTTGCATACTCATATTCCATCATCCTCATCGAAATTcag GACACCCTCAAGTCCCCACCATCAGAATCAAAGACAATGAAGAAGGCCACCTTAGTAAGTATTGCGGTCACAACAGCTTTCTACATGCTTTGTGGGTGCATGGGGTATGCAGCTTTTGGGGACCTTGCACCTGGAAACCTTCTAACCGGATTTGGCTTCTACAACCCCTATTGGCTCCTGGATATTGCAAATGTTGCCATAGTAGTCCACCTTGTTGGAGCATATCAAGTCTACTGCCAGCCACTTTTCGCCTTCACTGAGAAATGGGCAGCCCAAAAATGGCCCCACAGCGACTTCATCACCAAGGAAATCAAAATCCCAATCCCGGGTTGTAGCCCTTTTAGCCTAAACCTCTTCAGATTAGTGTGGCGATCGGCTTTTGTGGTTGTAACCACTGTCATATCCATGCTCCTCCCTTTCTTCAACGACGTGGTGGGAATCCTAGGGGCATTCGGCTTTTGGCCTCTAACAGTCTATTTCCCGGTTGAGATGTATATTGTACAGAAGAAGATACCCAAGTGGAGTACCAGATGGATTTGCCTCCAGATGCTGAGTGTTGCTTGTCTAATCATTTCAATTGCTGCTGCTGCTGGCTCCATTGCTGGTGTAGTGCTTGATCTCAAGGTTTACCACCCATTCAAAACCAGCtactaa
- the LOC117917330 gene encoding auxilin-related protein 2-like, whose protein sequence is MNDFSGLLAPDFGYKSQSKSAPMSSSKPSSRGPTRSPWNAAPDDSDSLFSSSSDGRAAPSSSINFDSIFGGSSGSGAKATSLPVYDKPVYDDDIFDGVPGLKTSGSVNYDAFSTVSGSKQKQNDAFDDLLGGFGRKDPEPKRSGNVEDVRSGFDDLLHGFGRISPPSNRPTTDVNWAPKSTVNATETTSNVIEDPFVVLESTSTPAVSSSVLFTDPLEEISKLSNSGSTRVDGSSAVGGGAFNDLDPLDNLGKSAFPSEMNKRGKNRSPSSTEPTSETQTFATKEPIEKSSVEGQDSHSQKKMPAENYWESHQTLFDIPTVSTDSHKSFSQTPSPPSHVNASPNETNSQGEMSPRSEENLSSSDDVWLTVSDIPLFTQPTSAPPPSRPPPTRPTQVSRAETGSFGSNNARKKVNEFSSFTNSSQYSQSPKLTRGTMKSSAVSQIDELEDFAMGRTRNNVDGHAEGLYGDEFETNSVAAASAAAMKEAMDRAEAKFRHAKGVRERESAKASRSKEAGQLDRDEKATQDAQERAIREKQERLEHERQEREREEEEREQRRLERTREIEREREEKEREQRRLEKERERAREIEREREKARQAVERATKEARERAAAEARLKAERAAVGKVNAEARERAERAAVHRAQAEARERAAAEAKERAEKAAAEARERANTEAREKEARERAAVTRAEAEVRLRTERAAVERAAAEARERAAAAARVNQQKNENDLESFFSMGSRPSSAPRPRANSSDPVFDTQFQNRRGPEVARPPASASSSMRKASSTTNIVDDLSSIFGAAPSSGDFQDVEGESEDRRRARLERHQRTQERAAKALAEKNQRDLQTQRDQAERHRIAETLDVEIKRWSAGKEGNLRALLSTLQYVLWPECGWQPVSLTDLITAASVKKVYRKATLCIHPDKVQQKGANLQQKYIAEKVFDLLKEAWNKFNSEELF, encoded by the exons ATGAATGACTTCTCAGGCCTCTTAGCGCCCGATTTCGGATACAAATCCCAATCCAAATCGGCCCCAATGTCGTCCTCCAAGCCCAGTTCCCGCGGACCCACCAGATCGCCTTGGAACGCCGCTCCGGACGACTCCGATTCGCTCTTCTCCTCCTCATCAGATGGCCGTGCAGCGCCATCGTCGTCGATCAATTTCGATTCGATTTTTGGTGGGTCATCCGGGTCGGGAGCCAAAGCAACGTCGTTGCCTGTTTACGATAAGCCGGTTTACGATGATGATATTTTCGATGGGGTGCCGGGGCTGAAGACCTCGGGTTCGGTGAACTACGATGCGTTTTCGACGGTTTCGGGATCGAAGCAGAAGCAAAACGATGCGTTTGATGATCTTCTTGGGGGTTTTGGGAGGAAGGATCCGGAGCCGAAGAGATCCGGAAATGTCGAGGATGTTAGGTCTGGATTTGATGATTTGCTTCATGGGTTTGGTCGGATTAGTCCTCCAAGTAATAG GCCGACAACGGATGTCAATTGGGCACCAAAATCAACTGTTAATGCCACTGAAACAACCTCCAATGTGATTGAAGATCCGTTTGTTGTTTTAGAATCAACTTCAACCCCTGCTGTTTCATCCTCGGTGCTGTTTACTGATCCATTAGAGGAAATTAGTAAGCTGAGTAATTCTGGAAGCACCAGAGTTGATGGTTCATCTGCTGTTGGTGGGGGAGCATTTAATGATTTAGATCCCCTTGATAACCTTGGAAAATCTGCATTTCCATCTGAGATGAATAAGAGGGGAAAGAATAGGAGTCCTTCGAGCACAGAACCAACAAGTGAGACTCAAACTTTTGCTACTAAGGAACCAATTGAAAAATCCTCGGTTGAGGGTCAGGATAGCCACTCTCAAAAGAAGATGCCTGCTGAAAATTATTGGGAATCTCATCAAACCTTGTTTGACATTCCTACAGTTTCCACAGATTCTCATAAATCTTTCAGTCAGACGCCTTCTCCTCCTTCACATGTAAATGCTAGTCCTAATGAAACAAATTCCCAGGGAGAGATGTCTCCTAGATCTGAAGAGAACTTGTCTTCATCTGATGATGTGTGGCTCACTGTATCAGATATTCCTCTCTTTACACAACCCACCAGTGCTCCACCACCTTCAAGACCCCCTCCTACAAGACCAACTCAAGTTTCAAGGGCAGAAACAGGTTCTTTTGGTTCCAATAATGCAAGAAAGAAGGTTAATGAGTTTTCTTCCTTCACTAATTCCTCTCAGTATTCTCAAAGTCCTAAGTTGACCCGTGGGACAATGAAGAGCTCGGCTGTGTCTCAAATCGATGAACTTGAAGATTTTGCCATGGGTAGGACTCGGAATAATGTTGATGGCCATGCAGAGGGTCTTTATGGTGATGAATTTGAGACAAACTCAGTTGCTGCTGCGTCTGCTGCTGCTATGAAGGAGGCCATGGATAGAGCTGAAGCTAAGTTTAGGCATGCAAAGGGAGTAAGGGAGAGAGAAAGTGCAAAAGCTTCTAGAAGTAAAGAAGCTGGCCAGTTGGATAGAGATGAGAAAGCAACGCAAGATGCTCAGGAGAGAGCAATCAGAGAAAAACAGGAGAGATTAGAACATGAGCGGCAAGAGAGGGAAagagaagaggaagagagggaACAAAGGAGACTTGAGAGAACAAGGGAAATTGAAAGGGAAAGGGAGGAGAAAGAGAGGGAACAGAGGAGACTTGAGAAGGAGAGGGAGCGAGCAAGGGAGATTGAGAGGGAAAGGGAAAAGGCCAGACAAGCTGTGGAAAGGGCTACTAAGGAAGCACGTGAAAGAGCGGCTGCTGAAGCTCGCCTAAAGGCTGAAAGGGCTGCTGTTGGGAAGGTAAATGCTGAAGCTCGAGAGCGTGCAGAAAGAGCTGCAGTTCACAGAGCACAAGCTGAAGCTCGTGAAAGGGCAGCAGCAGAGGCAAAGGAAAGAGCAGAAAAGGCTGCTGCAGAAGCCAGGGAAAGGGCAAATACTGAAGCAAGAGAGAAGGAAGCACGTGAGAGAGCTGCTGTTACAAGGGCAGAAGCTGAAGTGCGGCTTAGAACAGAACGAGCTGCTGTTGAAAGGGCTGCGGCAGAGGCTCGAGAAAgggctgctgctgctgctagAGTGAACcaacaaaagaatgaaaatgaccTTGAGTCTTTCTTTAGCATGGGTTCTCGACCAAGCAGTGCGCCAAGGCCTAGAGCTAACTCTTCA GACCCCGTGTTTGATACCCAATTTCAGAATAGGCGTGGGCCTGAAGTGGCAAGACCACCTGCAAGTGCATCATCAAGTATGAGAAAAGCATCATCAACAACAAATATTGTTGATGatctttcttcaatttttggAG CTGCTCCATCATCTGGAGATTTCCAAGATGTTGAAGGGGAAAGTGAAGATCGACGGAGAGCCAGGTTGGAACGTCACCAAAGGACTCAAGAGCGTGCG GCAAAAGCACTGGCTGAGAAAAATCAGCGGGATCTCCAAACTCAGAGGGACCAAGCAGAGAGACAT AGAATTGCTGAAACACTAGATGTTGAGATCAAGCGCTGGTCTGCAGGGAAAGAGGGAAATTTGCGTGCTTTGCTATCAACATTGCAATAT GTACTATGGCCTGAATGTGGTTGGCAGCCTGTTTCTTTGACTGATTTGATTACTGCTGCTTCAGTTAAAAAAGTTTATAGAAAGGCCACTTTGTGCATCCACCCTGATAAGGTGCAGCAGAAAGGTGCTAATCTTCAACAAAAGTACATTGCTGAGAAGGTTTTTGACCTCCTTAAG GAAGCCTGGAACAAGTTCAACTCAGAGGAGCTATTTTGA